Proteins encoded in a region of the Nicotiana tomentosiformis chromosome 9, ASM39032v3, whole genome shotgun sequence genome:
- the LOC104100810 gene encoding germin-like protein subfamily 1 member 17 — protein sequence MDFCLLTIILVTVGPIFPFVSSFDPSPFQDFCIAVSDSKSAVFVNGKLCKDPKLAISDDFFLPGLNVSGNPLPGMGSAVNVVDVNRLGGLNTLGISILRADFSPFGLIPPHTHPRGTEIIVVLEGTLYVGFLAPDTVNPLKTRSFTKILNPGDVFVFPQGLIHFQYNVGHTNATVFGALNSQNPGLIVVASELFGSNPPVVEDVLSKAFQLDKKMVEQLQGLFS from the exons ATGGATTTTTGCCTCCTCACAATTATCTTAGTCACTGTTGGCCCCATTTTTCCTTTTGTTTCTTCCTTTGATCCTAGCCCTTTTCAGGACTTCTGTATTGCAGTAAGTGACTCCAAGTCTGCAG TATTCGTGAATGGAAAATTATGCAAAGATCCAAAACTCGCGATATCAGATGATTTCTTTCTTCCAGGACTTAACGTTAGTGGAAATCCTTTACCAGGAATGGGCTCAGCTGTAAATGTAGTAGATGTAAATAGACTTGGAGGACTTAACACTCTTGGCATTTCTATACTTCGCGCAGATTTTTCACCGTTTGGCCTTATACCACCGCACACACACCCTCGTGGTACTGAGATTATTGTTGTTTTAGAAGGTACTCTTTATGTTGGATTTTTGGCTCCTGACACTGTTAATCCATTAAAAACTAGGTCTTTTACCAAAATATTGAATCCAGGAGATGTATTTGTGTTTCCACAAGGACTTATTCACTTTCAGTATAATGTTGGACATACTAATGCAACTGTTTTTGGTGCTTTGAATAGCCAGAATCCTGGGCTTATTGTGGTTGCTAGTGAACTCTTTGGGTCAAATCCACCAGTAGTTGAAGATGTTCTTTCCAAAGCATTCCAATTGGATAAGAAAATGGTGGAACAACTTCAAGGATTATTCTCCTAG